Below is a window of Herbiconiux aconitum DNA.
GTCGGCCGTCGCCCGCGCCCATTCCTCCGACTCGGCCAGCGACTCGCGCGTGACGACCTCGGAGTGCATCTCGTGCGCATCCACCACCCGCGCCACGGTGTCGACGATGTCGAGGAACCCGATCCGCCCGGCGTGGAAAGCCGCCACCGCCTGCTCGTTCGCCGCGTTGAACACGGCCGGGAAGCTGCCGCCGGCGCGCCCCACCTGCTTGGCGAGCTCCACGGCGGGGAAGGCTTCCTCGTCGAGCGGTTCGAAGGTCCAGCTGTGCGCGGCGGTCCAGTCGATGGGCCTGCCGACGCCCGACACGCGGTGCGGCCAGTCCAGGCCCAGCGAGATCGGCAACCGCATGTCGGGCGGTGAGGCCTGCGCGATGGTCGATCCGTCGGTGAACTCCACCATCGAGTGCACGAGCGACTGCGGATGCACGGTCACCTCGATGTCGCCATAAGCGACGTCGAAGAGCAGATGAGCCTCGATCACCTCGAGACCCTTGTTCACGAGCGTCGCCGAGTTCGTGGTGACCACGAGACCCATGTCCCAGGTGGGATGCGCGAGGGCCTCGCGCGGCGTCACATCTTTCATCGACGCACGGCTACGACCCCGGAACGGGCCCCCGGATGCGGTGAGCACGAGCCGGGACACCTCGCCCGCGGTGCCCGACCGCAACGCCTGGGCGATGGCCGAGTGCTCGGAGTCGACGGGCACGATCTGCCCGGGTCGCGCGGCGTCGCGAACGAGGTCGCCGCCGACGATGAGGCTCTCCTTGTTGGCGAGCGCGAGAGTGCGTCCTGCTTCGAGGGTGGCGAGCGTCGGGCCGAGCCCGACCGATCCGGTGATGCCGTTCAGCACCACGTCGGCCTCGATGTCGCGCACCATCTGCTCGGCTTCGAGCGCACCGAGACCGGTGTCGGCCACGGCGAACTCGTTCGCCTGCGCATCGAGCGCCTCCCGATTGCTGCCCGCGACGAGGCCGACGACGTCGAACAGCTCGGGATTCGAGCGGATGACGTCGAGCGCCTGAACGCCGATGGAACCGGTGGAGCCGAGGATGATGACGCGTCTCATAGCGCCATCATCCCATCACGGCCGGGTGGCTGCCGGGGCGCTGAAGCTCCCCGGCAGCCCGACGGCGTGCGTCAGCCCGCGTCGGGCGTCGCCGCCGGCGGGGCCGAGGCCGACGCCAGGATGTCGATCACGAACACGAGGGTGTCGGTGCCGGTGATGCCCGCGGCGCTGTTGCCCTCGCTGCCGTAGCCCTGGTCGGGCGGGATCACGACGACCACCTGCGAACCGACCGTCTGGCCGATCATCGCTGCGGCGAAGCCCTTGACGACGCCCGTGGTCGGGAAGGTGCGCGGACCGCCCTGGCCCCAGCTCTGGTCGAAGACCTTGCCGGTGCCCCAGACGAGACCCTGGTACTGCACGGTGACGTTGTCGCCATCGGCCACGACCGCGCCGTCGCCCTTCTTCAGCACCTCGGTCTCGAGGGTGGTGGGCGGATCGGCCTGCGGCACGGTGACCGTCGGCGCTCCGGTGTCGTCGAGCGTCACGGTCGGGAAGCCGTCCTGAGCCGGCTGGTCTTCACCATCGGCACGAACCGGGATGATGGCCTCGACATCGGCGACCATGACCATGGAGTCGGTCGCGGCGATGCCGAGCTGGTCGTTGCCGGTGTCGCCGAAGCCCTCAGCGGGCGGGATGACCGCGACGACGCGCGATCCGACCGGGGAGCACGCCACCGCGTTCACGATGCCGGGGATGAACTGCGTGTCGTCGACGGTGAGCTGCAGCTGCGTGCCGCCGGCGTCGAGCGTCGAGAAGACCTGCTTGCCGCTGGTGCCGTTGTAGATCGTGAAGTCGATGGTGGCGACGTCGCCCTTCTGCACGACATCGCCGTCGCCCTCGGTCACGACGGTGCGCTGGGTCGTGTCGACCGTCAGCGGACCCGTGAACGCCGTCTTGGGCGCCGACTTGAAGTCACCGGTGACCGTCACGCCGTTCGAGGCGCTGCCGGATGCCGCGGGCGAGCAGTCTCCCGCGGCGCCGGTGGCCGAGGGGTCGGGGCTCGACGCGGCGCAACCCGCGAGCAGAAGTGTGGCGGCGACGGCGGCTGCAGCCAGTGCCGGAATTGAGCGCATGTTTCCTCTTCGTGAAAATCAGGGGGGATTCGAGACAGTCTTGCTCAGTCCTCTTGGTGCAAGCTGGTGACCCGCTGGGAGCGAGGTAAACGCTTGGGGTTCTGGATGCCGATCAGCGACACCAGGCCGCCCGCGAAGAAGAACACGGCCGTGACCAGCACCACCCGGTGGAACCCGATCAGGTCGAGCACCGTCATGCCGGCGATGACGCTCGCGAGCGCCACTGCGATGAGACCCGCCACCCGCGACACCGCGTTGTTGACGGCCGACGCGATGCCCGACCGGGCTGGTTCGATGGCGCCCAGGATGGCCGCGGTCAGCGGGGCGACCGTGATGGCCATCCCGAGTCCGAACACCACCACGGCGGGCAGCACCTCGGTGACGTACGGCGCCTGATCGGTGAAGCGGAGCATCAGCAGGAATCCGATGCCCGAGAGGATCGGGCCGATCGTCATGAACAGCCGCGGTCCGATCCGTCCGCTCAGGCGGCCGAACGGGCTCGACAATCCGATGAGCAGGATGCTGGTGGGCACGAGCGCGAACCCGGCCAGGGTGGCGCTGTACCCCGCCACCTGCTGCAGGAAGACCGCGACGCTGAAGAATCCGAGCGAGAGCGCACCGTAGATGAGGAAGGTCGAGACGTTGCCGACCGAGAAGTTGCGCACGCGAAAGAGTTCGAGCGGCAGCATCGGCTGAGCGGTGCGCTGCTCCCAGAGCACGAACAGCACCAGGGCGATCACGCCGACGACCAACGGCGCCATGACCACCGGCGATCCCCAGCCGAAGTTCGTCTGCTCGATCAGGGCGAACACCGGGAAGCCGAGGCCGACGATACCGAGCACCGCGCCCACGTAGTCGATGCGGGTGCCCTTCACATGCTCCAGGTCGGGCGCGAGCTTCGTGAGGAGGTAGAGCGTGATCGCGATCGGAACGACGTTGATGATGAACACGAATCGCCAG
It encodes the following:
- a CDS encoding DHA2 family efflux MFS transporter permease subunit gives rise to the protein MTRQQKFVLVVAVLSSFISFLDATVINVALPAISEELGGGLASQQWVVDSYLLTLGAVILLAGSLSDVYGRKKVLLVGLIGFGVTSLACAFAPSIEFLIVARGLQGIAGALLVPSSLALILANFTGMGQGRAIGTWTAFTSAANIAGPIIGGVLVDSLTWRFVFIINVVPIAITLYLLTKLAPDLEHVKGTRIDYVGAVLGIVGLGFPVFALIEQTNFGWGSPVVMAPLVVGVIALVLFVLWEQRTAQPMLPLELFRVRNFSVGNVSTFLIYGALSLGFFSVAVFLQQVAGYSATLAGFALVPTSILLIGLSSPFGRLSGRIGPRLFMTIGPILSGIGFLLMLRFTDQAPYVTEVLPAVVVFGLGMAITVAPLTAAILGAIEPARSGIASAVNNAVSRVAGLIAVALASVIAGMTVLDLIGFHRVVLVTAVFFFAGGLVSLIGIQNPKRLPRSQRVTSLHQED
- the dxr gene encoding 1-deoxy-D-xylulose-5-phosphate reductoisomerase, with translation MRRVIILGSTGSIGVQALDVIRSNPELFDVVGLVAGSNREALDAQANEFAVADTGLGALEAEQMVRDIEADVVLNGITGSVGLGPTLATLEAGRTLALANKESLIVGGDLVRDAARPGQIVPVDSEHSAIAQALRSGTAGEVSRLVLTASGGPFRGRSRASMKDVTPREALAHPTWDMGLVVTTNSATLVNKGLEVIEAHLLFDVAYGDIEVTVHPQSLVHSMVEFTDGSTIAQASPPDMRLPISLGLDWPHRVSGVGRPIDWTAAHSWTFEPLDEEAFPAVELAKQVGRAGGSFPAVFNAANEQAVAAFHAGRIGFLDIVDTVARVVDAHEMHSEVVTRESLAESEEWARATADALIAAV
- a CDS encoding FKBP-type peptidyl-prolyl cis-trans isomerase, with protein sequence MRSIPALAAAAVAATLLLAGCAASSPDPSATGAAGDCSPAASGSASNGVTVTGDFKSAPKTAFTGPLTVDTTQRTVVTEGDGDVVQKGDVATIDFTIYNGTSGKQVFSTLDAGGTQLQLTVDDTQFIPGIVNAVACSPVGSRVVAVIPPAEGFGDTGNDQLGIAATDSMVMVADVEAIIPVRADGEDQPAQDGFPTVTLDDTGAPTVTVPQADPPTTLETEVLKKGDGAVVADGDNVTVQYQGLVWGTGKVFDQSWGQGGPRTFPTTGVVKGFAAAMIGQTVGSQVVVVIPPDQGYGSEGNSAAGITGTDTLVFVIDILASASAPPAATPDAG